The sequence TTGAGAACCCCCTTTTCCTCCGCGAAAGGGCCGACGACCAGCATAACAGGAGGAAGCGGCGTGCAAACCGTTGCACCTTTCGCACATGTGAGCGAATTTGCACCCCTGGCGCTGACAGGAACCCTTATTAAAGTCCCAGCAAAGAAGGCGACGTGCGGACTTAAAGGCCCCTGGCCTCATTCTCTGTTGCTCTGGCGCCTTTTTCTCAATGAGTGGAGCCACATAAGTGGTCCACACATCAAGATCTTTACGATCCCATCGGGCCGAGGGAATCTTAGCCGCCCTGCGCCTGAAATTCTCATCATATTTGATCGCCGCTTTTTCACCAGCTTTGGTGAAAGCAGAGCGAACAATAGATAGGTAAACTAACAAATGAAGAGATCTCCGCGGATAAGCCGCCATGACCACTCCAGCAAAGACTTGGAAACAATCGAGCCAACGTTCGAATGTCCTGTCTGCACTGGGCACACCAGAGCGCTTCCTTGAAGAGCTCGGCCTCTCCTGGTCCTCCGAAGGAGGAGCCAACTTAAACATCTCAACATAACGGCCATTTAGAATCCTAGTTCTCAGCTTGGACGACAAATGTGAACCTGGGATGACGTCCCTGGCGGAATTGGTAGAGACCTTAACGTCAGGTACCAATATGCCATCTTTACATTCCTGTACTGCCCCATACCTGGCCCGATGCGTGTTGGCCCGACGTTCCCAAGCCCACCTCGGGAGTCCAGAGGCCGCTTCCCCATAGCCCCAGTAAAGTTCCATAGAACTATCAGTCTCACCATCAGAACTAGAGGAAGACGTACCGGTATAAGAGGACGACGAGTCGTCCCTTCTCCGTTTTGCGCGCCTCCGCGAAGATCTCCTGCGGCGACGCTTTCCGCCTGACGACCGTCTGGGAGGCACTGGCAAGCTGTCTTCAATGGAGGACTCGGAATCAGGATCCTGCCGAGAAGGACCTGGGGCAGCATAAGAAGATGATGATTCGCTCCTCCTCTGGCTGACACGCTTCAGTGAGGACCTCCTGGAGCGACGTTTACCGCCCGAAGACTCCCTGGCAGGAATCGATAGACTGTCATCCATGGAAGACCCGTAATCAGGGCTCGGCTGTGATGCACCTGAAGCTAAGCGAGGAGAAACAACAGGTGAGATCCCGGAACCTGAGGCCACCTCATCCGCAGGCTGAGCGAGCGCAGCCCGGCGGGTGGAAGCTACCAAAGGGGTTTTCCCCCTCGCCGCCCTCCCAGAGGAACGGCATGGCCTCCGAGAACGGCCACGGGCAGCAGGTAAGTCACGGGGATGTGCTATCTGAGAATCAATCATCAAGCCCCCGGGTGATGAGCCATCTCTCTCCTCGTCACTAGACGACGGTGACGCTGGGGATGGCGCCACGACTGGACGCTGACGCCTTCTAGACGCGGAAGGCTGAGCAGAACACTGTTGAAGGAAACCATCCATTTCGGCTGTGAAGCGAGATAAGGCTACTGGATCACCCGCCATACTGTCCACCATCGATTGCACTCGTCCTGCCGGTTGACTCAGGGTGGGAGAGCGAAGCGCCTGCGATGGACCTCTGATAGGCCGTTTTGCAACAGGGGCTGAGC is a genomic window of Podarcis muralis chromosome 12, rPodMur119.hap1.1, whole genome shotgun sequence containing:
- the LOC144329300 gene encoding uncharacterized protein LOC144329300, whose translation is MAPKKVTVRPGSAPVAKRPIRGPSQALRSPTLSQPAGRVQSMVDSMAGDPVALSRFTAEMDGFLQQCSAQPSASRRRQRPVVAPSPASPSSSDEERDGSSPGGLMIDSQIAHPRDLPAARGRSRRPCRSSGRAARGKTPLVASTRRAALAQPADEVASGSGISPVVSPRLASGASQPSPDYGSSMDDSLSIPARESSGGKRRSRRSSLKRVSQRRSESSSSYAAPGPSRQDPDSESSIEDSLPVPPRRSSGGKRRRRRSSRRRAKRRRDDSSSSYTGTSSSSSDGETDSSMELYWGYGEAASGLPRWAWERRANTHRARYGAVQECKDGILVPDVKVSTNSARDVIPGSHLSSKLRTRILNGRYVEMFKLAPPSEDQERPSSSRKRSGVPSADRTFERWLDCFQVFAGVVMAAYPRRSLHLLVYLSIVRSAFTKAGEKAAIKYDENFRRRAAKIPSARWDRKDLDVWTTYVAPLIEKKAPEQQRMRPGAFKSARRLLCWDFNKGSCQRQGCKFAHMCERCNGLHAASSCYAGRRPFRGGKGGSQQTPKATPPASTSGTGK